One window of the Nocardia huaxiensis genome contains the following:
- a CDS encoding LppP/LprE family lipoprotein, which translates to MKLTSALVAVLAAGVVMGVSGCESTSSDPVAVPTTKVTGTAAEPTRPGGGGQTTDESAPATTTVTPTRPTTPDTTIAPVTSAPYGSGHGLCFDLNSKLADDAIKSLAVPGSTGAWNNPAASNDPISAGCDGVLSWMTVESGNIHPYTHVLFFADGKYLGTATSEPYAYTHVAGKTANTVSVEYRWVQGDDALCCPSGGPSTVTFTLSGGKVQANGQFPPQN; encoded by the coding sequence ATGAAACTCACATCCGCGCTGGTCGCCGTGCTCGCCGCCGGGGTCGTGATGGGTGTGAGCGGGTGCGAGAGCACCTCCTCGGACCCGGTGGCGGTACCGACCACCAAGGTCACCGGCACGGCTGCCGAGCCGACCCGGCCGGGCGGGGGAGGGCAGACCACCGACGAGTCCGCTCCGGCCACCACGACCGTCACGCCGACTCGGCCCACGACGCCGGACACCACCATCGCACCCGTGACCTCGGCCCCGTACGGCAGCGGCCACGGCCTGTGCTTCGACCTCAATTCCAAGCTGGCCGACGACGCGATCAAGAGCCTCGCGGTGCCGGGCAGCACCGGGGCGTGGAACAACCCGGCCGCCAGCAATGATCCGATCTCGGCGGGCTGCGATGGCGTGCTGTCGTGGATGACCGTGGAGTCGGGCAACATTCACCCGTACACGCACGTGCTGTTCTTCGCCGACGGCAAGTACCTCGGCACCGCGACCTCGGAGCCGTACGCCTACACCCACGTGGCCGGCAAGACCGCGAACACGGTCTCGGTCGAATACAGGTGGGTGCAGGGTGACGATGCCCTGTGCTGCCCGTCCGGCGGGCCGAGCACCGTCACCTTCACACTCTCGGGCGGCAAGGTGCAGGCGAACGGTCAGTTCCCGCCGCAGAACTGA
- a CDS encoding MarR family winged helix-turn-helix transcriptional regulator, with protein MQHLPGRGSPEISAVHDELTLIVREIIAGRPGVEGLPSFTQQSTLSFIDRNPGCRATQIAEAFGVHRSTVSRQLRGCVDAGWVETGAGSLHAGYPLALTAAGRDALAAAAGRDLTQLGERMADWTPREIADFARALRRFRQPDPTTGDDRA; from the coding sequence ATGCAACACCTGCCCGGGCGGGGATCTCCCGAGATCTCCGCCGTCCACGACGAGCTGACGCTGATCGTCCGCGAGATCATCGCGGGTCGCCCCGGCGTCGAGGGGCTGCCCTCCTTCACCCAGCAGTCCACGCTGTCGTTCATCGACCGCAATCCCGGATGCCGCGCCACGCAGATCGCCGAGGCATTCGGCGTGCATCGCTCGACCGTGTCGCGGCAATTGCGCGGGTGCGTGGACGCCGGCTGGGTGGAGACCGGCGCGGGCAGCCTGCACGCCGGCTACCCCCTGGCCCTGACCGCCGCGGGCCGCGACGCCCTCGCGGCGGCCGCCGGACGCGACCTCACCCAGCTCGGCGAGCGCATGGCCGACTGGACTCCCCGGGAAATCGCCGACTTCGCCCGTGCGCTGCGGCGATTCCGTCAGCCCGATCCGACGACTGGAGACGACCGTGCGTGA